One window of the Cryptomeria japonica chromosome 7, Sugi_1.0, whole genome shotgun sequence genome contains the following:
- the LOC131057340 gene encoding RING-H2 finger protein ATL64-like, translating into MGNRSASHILDVTDRLSPLIVIALLLSLIILLKACVNYTCNRRSSTSTRGGVLREIPLSIRATGLDKESIDALPMFVYKSQSSKEEHECAVCLSQFEESEKVRMLTNCDHVFHTECIDMWFYSHTTCPLCRTNVQPKDSRKVESYGSSGEAIGTDNSLMEEPISSRIDSETNGMAAHGNLPRGERSSNAMQHENQASVFLLIGQNESIQETSGGRSFPQIAIDITPL; encoded by the coding sequence ATGGGTAATAGATCTGCCTCCCATATTTTAGACGTTACAGATCGTTTGTCACCCTTGATAGTCATAGCCCTGCTGCTCTCTCTTATAATCCTTCTAAAAGCCTGTGTTAATTACACATGCAATAGGAGAAGTTCTACTTCTACTAGAGGCGGTGTATTAAGAGAAATTCCTCTAAGCATACGTGCCACAGGTTTGGATAAAGAAAGCATAGATGCCCTGCCAATGTTTGTGTACAAATCACAGAGTTCTAAGGAAGAACATGAATGTGCAGTTTGTTTGTCTCAATTTGAAGAGAGTGAGAAAGTCCGCATGTTAACAAACTGTGATCATGTGTTTCATACTGAATGTATTGATATGTGGTTTTATTCTCATACTACCTGCCCTCTCTGTAGAACCAACGTGCAACCAAAAGATTCTCGAAAAGTAGAGAGTTATGGATCTTCTGGTGAAGCAATTGGGACAGATAACTCATTGATGGAAGAACCCATTTCCTCAAGAATTGATTCTGAAACAAATGGAATGGCTGCTCATGGGAATCTTCCAAGAGGTGAGAGAAGCTCTAATGCAATGCAACATGAGAACCAAGCAAGTGTATTTCTGTTGATAGGACAGAATGAGTCGATTCAAGAGACTTCAGGTGGAAGATCATTTCCTCAGATTGCTATAGACATTACGCCTCTCTAG